A window from Fragaria vesca subsp. vesca linkage group LG5, FraVesHawaii_1.0, whole genome shotgun sequence encodes these proteins:
- the LOC101295817 gene encoding uncharacterized protein LOC101295817 produces MEEFSTPRLDISNAVRKKRSQTFRRPPQPQPEIHDQSPLSSATRSDELSKVSSDENGGCDTKSKRKELSLNECMARPGRNGISNKRSSEGVLAPANWKNTCTVKDGVISEPRNAGAANGGYGGSPSTRLSGSDGFENDNKVKKLKLKVGGVTRTNQDNSAVNGTQEEGFSTKLSQSSDVSRPRQKQNLMPSSDDNHSPLDKKSGLKGIPWKDFSRSGINLGKDQDHSTMVRTSGKNISGREGDRSEPVRKSKRVPKRRVLDGEFGDDEEDDEIRYLEKLKTSKVTGGFREEDDEESSRKHRKLSVVSSIDNAAPSRSGKDLKRKSRTDRISGDADYEEEDMLSDGELEGKKKQKKEAAEPLLDGKREMTLTTRQRALQSSKDASSSPGSSLIEFPNGLPPAAPRKQKEKSTEYDQQVKKAEAAQRRRMQIEKANRESEEEAIRKILGQDSSRKKKEDKIKKRQEELAQEKAANALALASSTIRYVMGPNGTTVTFPDDMGLPSLFDPKPCSYPPPREKCAGPSCTNPYKYRDSKSKLPLCSLWCYKAVQEKTQPESTS; encoded by the exons ATGGAAGAGTTTAGTACTCCTAGATTGGATATCAGCAATGCTGTGAGAAAGAAAAGAAGTCAAACTTTTCGCCGACCTCCACAACCACAACCTGAAATTCATGATCAGTCGCCATTGTCATCAGCAACACGTTCGGATGAATTGAGCAAGGTCTCTAGTGATGAGAATGGTGGTTGTGATACCAAATCTAAGCGGAAAGAATTGAGTCTTAATGAATGTATGGCTAGA CCGGGACGAAATGGGATCAGTAATAAACGCTCTAGTGAGGGTGTCCTTGCCCCTGCTAATTGGAAAAACACATGCACGGTGAAGGATGGTGTGATATCAGAGCCCAGAAATGCAGGTGCAGCTAATGGCGGGTATGGTGGAAGTCCAAGTACTAGGCTGTCAGGATCAGATGGATTTGAAAATGACAACAAGGTTAAAAAGCTCAAGCTGAAGGTTGGAGGAGTGACCCGGACAAATCAAGACAATTCCGCAGTCAATGGTACACAAGAGGAGGGGTTTTCTACAAAGTTATCTCAATCTTCAGATGTCTCTAGACCACGGCAGAAGCAAAATCTTATG CCAAGTTCAGATGATAATCATTCCCCTTTAGATAAGAAGAGTGGTTTGAAAGGAATTCCATGGAAGGATTTCTCAAGAAGTGGTATTAATCTTGGGAAGGATCAGGATCATTCTACAATGGTTAGGACATCCGGAAAGAACATCTCTGGAAGGGAAGGAGACAGATCTGAACCAGTCCGTAAGAGCAAGCGTGTACCCAAAAGGCGTGTACTTGATGGGGAGTTTGGAGATGATGAGGAAGATGATGAGATTCGGTATCTGGAGAAACTCAAAACATCAAAGGTTACTGGAGGATTTAGAGAAGAAGATGATGAAGAATCGAGCAGGAAACATAGAAAACTTTCTGTAGTTTCTAGTATTGATAATGCTGCTCCATCAAGGTCAGGCAAAGACCTAAAGAGGAAGTCCAGAACTGATAGAATATCTGGAGACGCTGATTATGAAGAAGAAGATATGTTATCTGATGGTGAGCTTGAAGGTAAAAAGAAGCAGAAGAAGGAAGCTGCTGAGCCTTTGTTAGATGGTAAGCGGGAAATGACCCTCACAACACGTCAACGGGCCCTTCAGTCGAGCAAAGATGCCTCTTCATCCCCTGGTTCAAGCTTAATTGAATTTCCGAATGGATTACCACCTGCAGCACCTAGAA AACAAAAAGAGAAATCTACCGAATATGACCAGCAGGTGAAGAAAGCTGAGGCTGCTCAGAGACGAAGAATGCAAATTGAGAAGGCTAATAGGGAATCTGAG GAGGAGGCTATTAGAAAAATACTTGGCCAAGATTCCAGTAGGAAAAAGAAGGAAGATAAAATAAAGAAGCGCCAAGAAGAACTGGCACAG GAGAAGGCTGCTAATGCTTTGGCGCTTGCATCAAGCACCATCAGATATGTGATGGGTCCAAACGGCACTACTGTGACATTCCCAGATGACATGGGTCTCCCCAGTTTATTTGACCCTAAACCTTGCAG TTATCCTCCGCCACGTGAGAAATGTGCCGGCCCATCATGTACGAATCCATACAAGTATAGGGACTCTAAATCAAAGCTTCCTCTTTGCAGTCTTTGGTGCTACAAGGCTGTCCAGGAAAAGACGCAACCAGAATCTACATCCTGA